In one window of Branchiostoma lanceolatum isolate klBraLanc5 chromosome 15, klBraLanc5.hap2, whole genome shotgun sequence DNA:
- the LOC136420443 gene encoding SET domain-containing protein 4-like, whose protein sequence is MVPRRIKRGQTMMKMPEHLILSTKTVLDSVLGPYIENAEPQLSTIQAITTFLIYQKHLGDTSFWKPYLDVLPEEYTHPVYFSEEDFLYLPHSLRANVKAKKQECIKSFEELKPFFPSLEPLLPEWEDIFTFDAFRWAWCTVKTRSLYVDDKGSTVLRNLDKSGLGVTSLVPMVDLLNHSHSARTGLLIKKSCKAGNYFYTVTAEEDYGRGDQVLFCYRRADNQTLLLNYGFVLPDNHLDLIKFFLVKDIIGILELMPFVEEEDPKFRRRKVLLIATKYTASDLTCDYRGVSRTLMTVMRILVCDSEDRPLFKKVLADDLPWDHPVAVQARSLARELLERRLLSYGIMDDEAILRESNTPVRHLVVAMRNEEKKILQKGLKSLNNERHE, encoded by the exons ATGGTACCACGGAGAATTAAG CgaggacagacaatgatgaagatGCCTGAACATTTGATACTCAGCACTAAGACGGTTCTAGACTCGGTCCTGGGACCCTACATAGAAAA TGCGGAACCGCAGCTATCTACCATCCAGGCAATAACCACCTTCCTCATTTATCAGAAACACCTGGGCGATACCTCCTTCTGGAAACCATATTTGGACGTTCTTCCAGAAGAGTACACGCATCCGGTTTACTTCAGCGAAGAGGATTTTCTTTACCTTCCTCATTCTCTAAGAGCTAACGTCAAAGCCAAGAAGCAGGAATGTATCAAGAGTTTTGAAGAACTGAAGCCTTTCTTTCCAAGTCTTGAGCCGCTGTTGCCCGAATGGGAAGACATCTTCACATTTGACGCTTTCAG ATGGGCGTGGTGCACAGTGAAGACCCGATCTCTGTACGTGGACGACAAGGGCAGCACCGTCCTCAGGAACCTGGACAAGAGCGGCTTGGGCGTCACCTCTCTCGTTCCCATGGTAGATCTACTGAACCACTCCCACAGTGCCCGG ACTGGTTTGTTGATCAAGAAATCCTGTAAAGCCGGGAACTACTTTTATACGGTGACGGCGGAGGAAGACTACGGAAGGGGTGACCAGGTCTTGTTCTGCTACCGCCGGGCGGATAACCAGACCTTACTCCTGAACTACGGCTTTGTTCTCCCCGACAACCATCTAGACCTAATCAAGTTCTTCCTCG TTAAAGATATCATCGGAATTTTAGAGTTGATGCCCTTCGTCGAAGAAGAAGATCCAAAATTCCGGAGGAGAAAAGTACTTCTCATCGCCACAAAATATACGGCAAG CGACCTGACCTGTGACTACCGTGGGGTGTCCAGGACGCTCATGACTGTCATGAGGATCCTTGTCTGTGACTCAGAAGACAG ACCTTTATTTAAGAAAGTCCTAGCGGATGACCTCCCGTGGGACCATCCGGTAGCCGTTCAGGCCAGGAGCCTAGCGCGGGAATTACTGGAGAGACGGCTTCTGTCATACGGAATAATG GATGACGAGGCTATCCTACGGGAGTCCAACACTCCCGTCCGACACCTTGTGGTGGCCATGAGAAACGAAgagaagaaaattcttcaaaAGGGCCTCAAAAGCCTGAATAACGAGAGGCATGAGTAA